The Armatimonadota bacterium genome window below encodes:
- the trmD gene encoding tRNA (guanosine(37)-N1)-methyltransferase TrmD, giving the protein MADRYPLIVPRIDFVTLFPDMVRGALEHSILGRAASAGLVEFRAVSPRDYCYDQHKKVDDTPYGGHPGMLIKAEPVALAIEELIPISAEAWAGETVEVEAPESSDRRRFHYYFKTNEVGKIVGPSSVVDLHKQSIAIIFTEPSGIPFKQENAKEIAQYEQIVFVCGHYEGIDHRAEEAYATHVFSVGDYVLTNGELPALVMADAITRLLPGVLGAAESLEEDSFSGQGLSAPNYTKPPVWRGREVPEVLRSGDHKKIDEWRRVEGERRTRERRPDLL; this is encoded by the coding sequence ATGGCAGACAGGTACCCTCTCATTGTGCCTCGAATCGACTTTGTGACGCTCTTCCCCGACATGGTTCGCGGGGCATTGGAGCATTCGATTCTGGGTCGAGCAGCTTCAGCTGGGTTAGTCGAGTTTCGGGCGGTTTCGCCCCGGGATTACTGTTACGACCAGCACAAGAAAGTTGATGACACCCCGTACGGCGGACATCCAGGGATGCTGATTAAAGCCGAGCCTGTTGCTCTGGCGATAGAAGAGTTGATCCCGATTTCGGCGGAGGCCTGGGCTGGTGAGACAGTTGAGGTGGAGGCTCCTGAGAGTTCAGACAGGCGCCGTTTTCACTACTATTTTAAGACTAATGAAGTCGGAAAAATCGTTGGACCTTCTTCTGTCGTGGATCTGCACAAGCAGAGCATCGCAATCATCTTTACGGAGCCATCCGGAATTCCATTTAAGCAAGAAAATGCCAAAGAAATTGCACAATACGAGCAGATCGTTTTCGTCTGTGGTCACTATGAAGGCATCGACCATCGAGCAGAAGAGGCGTACGCGACCCATGTGTTTTCCGTCGGCGACTATGTCCTGACCAACGGCGAATTGCCAGCCCTGGTTATGGCCGATGCCATCACCCGTCTCTTGCCAGGAGTGCTGGGGGCGGCCGAGTCTCTCGAAGAAGACTCATTCTCTGGGCAGGGCCTCAGTGCTCCGAACTACACCAAGCCGCCGGTTTGGCGCGGAAGGGAAGTACCCGAGGTTCTTCGGAGTGGTGATCACAAAAAGATCGATGAGTGGCGGCGGGTTGAAGGAGAAAGGCGGACTCGCGAGAGGCGGCCAGATTTACTGTAG
- the gcvH gene encoding glycine cleavage system protein GcvH → MSNIPADLKYTESHEWVRVEGDVATIGITDHAQSELGDVVYVDLPTVGKTLAIGETFGSVESVKTVSDLYAPVAGEVIEVNGELASASELVNTDPYGQGFMIKVRLSGEVPGTLLDAAGYGAVAH, encoded by the coding sequence ATGTCGAACATCCCGGCAGATCTGAAATACACCGAATCGCACGAGTGGGTGCGTGTTGAAGGCGACGTAGCCACTATCGGAATCACCGACCACGCCCAGTCAGAACTCGGCGATGTGGTGTACGTCGATCTCCCGACCGTGGGCAAAACCCTGGCTATCGGCGAGACCTTTGGTAGCGTAGAAAGTGTCAAGACGGTTTCCGATCTGTACGCCCCGGTGGCTGGCGAAGTCATCGAGGTTAACGGCGAACTGGCAAGTGCTTCTGAGCTTGTGAACACCGATCCTTACGGACAGGGATTCATGATCAAGGTTCGCCTCTCGGGCGAAGTTCCGGGCACGCTGCTGGACGCCGCTGGGTATGGAGCAGTCGCTCACTAA
- the gcvPA gene encoding aminomethyl-transferring glycine dehydrogenase subunit GcvPA, with protein sequence MPYIPHTEADVAEMLAVIGVSSIDDLFCEIPANLQLQPGSLDIPKALDEPKLYAHLLEIASKNVDLSKVTCFLGAGIYDRYIPASVGAVISRGEFLTAYTPYQPEASQGYLQAIYEFQTMVAELYGCDIANASMYDGATSMAEAAIMSTSLNKRQKVVVSAGVHPHYRQVLDTYCWSMDIEVQTAPSTKGVTVPFVDDKEAACYIVQYPNFFGSIEDLAAVREACDKNGSTMIVVTDPVACALLKPPGHFGADIVVGEGQPMGVPMGLGGPGVGLFACKKELIRFIPGRIVGKTKEVHGDKPGYVMTLRTREQDIRREKATSNICTNEALMALANTVYMIALGKNGMRSVAESSVRNAQYMISELEKIGIGAMTNKVFCEFVVGLPKDAEWVCSAMLSKGILAGLPLGKYYDGPPNTLLICTTELRTKDQIDTYVSALKEVLA encoded by the coding sequence ATGCCTTATATCCCGCACACCGAAGCTGATGTCGCCGAAATGCTCGCCGTCATCGGCGTTTCTTCGATTGACGACCTGTTCTGCGAAATTCCGGCGAACCTTCAGCTTCAGCCGGGTTCTCTGGACATCCCGAAGGCGCTTGACGAGCCGAAGCTATACGCTCACTTGCTCGAGATCGCCTCGAAAAACGTCGATCTGAGCAAAGTCACCTGCTTCCTGGGTGCAGGAATCTATGATCGCTACATTCCGGCTTCCGTCGGAGCAGTCATCTCACGGGGCGAGTTTTTAACCGCCTACACTCCGTACCAGCCAGAAGCTTCGCAGGGTTATCTCCAAGCAATCTACGAGTTCCAGACGATGGTCGCTGAGCTATATGGCTGCGACATCGCTAATGCTTCGATGTACGACGGCGCAACTTCGATGGCGGAGGCGGCGATCATGTCGACCAGCCTCAACAAGCGGCAGAAAGTCGTCGTCAGTGCGGGTGTTCATCCTCACTACCGACAAGTTTTGGACACGTACTGCTGGTCCATGGATATAGAGGTACAGACCGCTCCGTCAACTAAAGGAGTCACCGTTCCCTTTGTCGATGACAAAGAAGCCGCCTGCTACATCGTCCAGTACCCCAACTTCTTTGGCTCAATCGAAGATCTCGCCGCCGTCCGAGAAGCATGCGACAAGAACGGCTCGACAATGATCGTCGTTACTGACCCGGTCGCCTGCGCCCTTCTCAAGCCGCCCGGACACTTCGGCGCAGATATCGTGGTCGGCGAAGGCCAACCCATGGGAGTTCCAATGGGACTCGGTGGACCTGGTGTCGGACTCTTTGCCTGTAAGAAAGAACTCATTCGCTTCATCCCGGGCCGAATCGTTGGAAAAACCAAGGAAGTCCACGGTGACAAACCCGGCTACGTCATGACCCTCCGAACCCGTGAGCAAGATATTCGCCGCGAGAAGGCCACGTCGAACATTTGTACCAACGAGGCTCTGATGGCTCTTGCCAACACGGTTTACATGATCGCCCTTGGCAAAAACGGCATGCGCTCCGTAGCGGAATCGAGCGTCAGAAACGCGCAGTACATGATCTCCGAACTCGAGAAAATCGGCATTGGGGCCATGACCAACAAGGTCTTCTGCGAGTTCGTAGTTGGCCTTCCGAAGGACGCCGAGTGGGTCTGCTCGGCGATGCTGAGCAAAGGAATCCTTGCCGGACTCCCGCTGGGCAAGTATTACGACGGTCCGCCCAATACGCTCCTGATCTGCACGACTGAACTCCGAACGAAGGACCAGATCGACACCTACGTTTCTGCCCTCAAAGAGGTGCTTGCCTAA
- the gcvPB gene encoding aminomethyl-transferring glycine dehydrogenase subunit GcvPB, which translates to MRQTTVPEPKLIFEKSRAGRVGCNLPKCDTPSVDLGKILGETREDLHLPEVGELDMLRHFTNLSHINYGIETGFYPLGSCTMKYNPKINEMTARMTGFANLHPLQPVETIPGALEILHGVQSILCQVTGFDYITLQPLAGAHGEMTCLMLVRAYFESRGEGQKRKIVLVPDSAHGTNPASAARCGYDVKSIPTDAEGNTNLAVLTQVLEEIGDQVAALMLTNPSTLGLFEPNIEKICKMIHDAGGQVFCDGANMNAMVGTTRPGDHGFDCMHLNLHKTFSTPHGGGGPGCGAIGLQKHLEPFLPKPVIRTENGKIIADEDRPKSIGRVAGFYGQFLMEVRAYTYLMAYGKENMHRISKFAVLNANYVRARLKDVLPPAHDRPCMHECILTAEKYKKEKGVRALDISKRLIDYGFHPATNYFPLIVPECFMIEPTETENKETLDEFCDALIAICHEAETEPELLHNAPSTKIVGRLDETLAVKQLDVRWIPGAENKEYTRLRQAIQ; encoded by the coding sequence ATGCGACAAACCACCGTTCCCGAGCCAAAACTCATCTTCGAAAAGTCCCGCGCTGGTCGCGTTGGCTGCAACCTTCCCAAGTGCGATACACCTTCAGTTGACCTCGGCAAAATCCTCGGCGAAACCCGCGAAGACCTTCACCTGCCCGAAGTCGGAGAGCTCGACATGCTCCGGCACTTTACCAACCTTTCGCACATCAACTACGGCATCGAGACCGGCTTCTACCCGCTGGGTAGCTGCACAATGAAGTACAACCCGAAGATCAACGAGATGACCGCACGGATGACGGGCTTCGCCAATCTTCACCCGCTTCAGCCGGTCGAAACCATTCCAGGTGCTTTGGAGATTTTACACGGCGTGCAGAGCATCCTCTGCCAAGTGACAGGCTTTGATTACATCACTTTGCAACCACTCGCTGGTGCTCACGGCGAGATGACTTGTCTCATGCTCGTTCGCGCCTACTTCGAGTCGCGCGGCGAAGGACAGAAGCGCAAGATTGTCCTTGTTCCAGACTCGGCTCACGGCACCAACCCGGCTTCCGCCGCTCGTTGCGGTTACGATGTCAAGTCGATTCCAACCGACGCTGAGGGCAACACAAACCTTGCGGTCCTGACTCAAGTTCTTGAGGAAATCGGCGACCAGGTCGCCGCGTTGATGCTGACCAATCCTTCAACGCTTGGGCTTTTCGAGCCAAACATCGAAAAGATTTGTAAGATGATTCACGATGCAGGCGGGCAGGTCTTCTGCGACGGAGCCAACATGAACGCAATGGTTGGTACCACCCGACCAGGCGATCACGGCTTCGACTGCATGCACCTCAATCTCCACAAGACCTTTAGCACCCCGCACGGCGGCGGGGGTCCAGGATGCGGAGCGATTGGCCTGCAAAAGCACCTCGAACCGTTCCTTCCCAAACCGGTGATCCGAACCGAAAACGGCAAAATCATCGCCGATGAAGACCGGCCAAAGTCCATAGGACGAGTCGCTGGCTTCTACGGTCAGTTCCTCATGGAAGTCCGGGCGTACACCTATCTGATGGCGTACGGCAAGGAGAACATGCACCGGATTTCGAAGTTCGCGGTTCTAAATGCCAACTACGTTCGGGCTCGGCTCAAAGATGTTCTTCCCCCCGCACACGACCGCCCTTGCATGCACGAGTGCATTCTTACCGCCGAGAAGTACAAAAAGGAGAAGGGCGTGCGCGCACTGGACATCTCGAAGCGCCTTATCGACTACGGCTTCCACCCCGCCACCAACTACTTCCCGCTCATCGTTCCCGAGTGCTTCATGATAGAGCCGACCGAGACCGAGAACAAGGAAACCTTGGACGAGTTCTGCGACGCGCTAATCGCGATCTGCCATGAAGCTGAAACCGAACCGGAACTCCTGCACAATGCGCCTTCGACAAAGATTGTTGGACGCCTAGACGAGACTCTGGCCGTCAAACAGCTAGACGTCCGCTGGATTCCGGGCGCCGAGAACAAGGAATACACGCGGCTCCGGCAAGCAATCCAGTAA
- a CDS encoding GDSL-type esterase/lipase family protein yields MILAFQALQPVLAVERTDRKSRIAHEQLLAKAKSGRIDLYFLGDSITRRWGCSDEKYADLYANWKANFWGWNAGDFGWGGDTTLNILWRVRNGELDGVNPKVIVLLAGTNDLPGLGGSVDASKIVAGRVSAILAECKLRAPKARLVLTAIFPRTDASGTLVVPVNQELKLVARASRATFLDANKGFTDLPKMFPDGLHPSVMGYQVWADALRPQLRKWLGKPSTTDLAPPTTGDPGHLSE; encoded by the coding sequence ATGATCCTCGCTTTTCAAGCTCTACAGCCAGTATTGGCGGTTGAGCGGACGGATCGGAAATCCCGGATTGCCCATGAGCAGTTACTCGCTAAGGCCAAGTCAGGTCGAATCGACCTGTACTTCCTAGGAGATTCGATCACGCGGCGCTGGGGCTGCTCGGATGAGAAGTATGCGGACCTTTACGCCAACTGGAAGGCTAACTTCTGGGGATGGAACGCGGGTGACTTCGGCTGGGGGGGCGATACGACGCTGAACATCCTGTGGCGGGTTCGGAATGGCGAGCTTGATGGTGTAAATCCGAAGGTGATCGTTCTGTTGGCCGGGACGAATGATCTTCCGGGTTTGGGGGGCAGCGTCGACGCATCAAAGATTGTTGCTGGGCGAGTATCGGCGATTCTCGCCGAATGTAAATTGCGCGCGCCAAAGGCGCGGTTAGTGCTTACGGCGATCTTCCCTCGAACAGATGCTTCGGGAACTCTCGTGGTCCCGGTAAACCAAGAGCTGAAACTGGTTGCACGGGCGTCTCGAGCTACGTTCCTTGATGCTAACAAGGGCTTCACCGACCTTCCGAAGATGTTTCCGGATGGTTTGCACCCCTCTGTAATGGGGTACCAGGTTTGGGCAGATGCCCTGCGCCCTCAGTTGAGGAAGTGGTTAGGCAAGCCTTCGACGACCGATCTGGCTCCACCAACAACTGGCGATCCGGGGCACTTATCCGAATAG
- a CDS encoding bifunctional metallophosphatase/5'-nucleotidase, translating to MRFTAILLGLFAASHSIAQKPLTVTILHSNDLHSHMEPTAIKGKTYGGYARQATIIKQTRAKEKNVLLLNAGDCFQGTLYFNMYDGLADLAFMNAMNYDAQCAGNHEFDKGADVLAQYVKRAKFPVLSCNIDFSHFPVLAPLIKPSAIVMVDKQKIGIVGVTTSDLENLTTLGNELKASAHLPSVQRAVDELTKQGVNKIIVISHIGYEEDQALARGLHDVDLIVGGHSHTPLGTPPLDGWRPSGGSYPTIVKDTTGATVPVVQAWEWGKVFGRFKAQFDAAGRLTKILNPEPIVVDESIPEDPEIASLIDAFRKPIEAMGNTQIGTSAVALTDRVKVGYLVVDSYLDATSKLGAVAALVNPGGVRSNLEAGKLTFAMLNSVCPFRNTLTIADLTGAELVALLNDSKGSLIPSKNFRYKVAGGSARELTIDGVAVDPAKTYKVTVNNFMAGGGDSLTTLKSVKKLDTGLIDLDAFVEFIKKMSPIGEQNEIRVSR from the coding sequence ATGCGCTTCACCGCAATTTTGCTTGGACTATTCGCTGCCTCACACAGCATCGCACAAAAGCCGTTGACGGTGACAATTCTCCACTCCAACGACCTCCATAGCCACATGGAGCCCACCGCGATTAAGGGCAAGACTTATGGTGGCTATGCGCGGCAAGCGACGATTATCAAGCAAACAAGGGCCAAGGAGAAAAACGTGCTCTTGCTCAATGCGGGTGACTGTTTTCAAGGCACGCTGTACTTCAATATGTACGACGGCCTAGCCGATCTGGCGTTCATGAATGCGATGAACTACGACGCCCAGTGCGCTGGCAATCATGAGTTTGATAAGGGGGCCGACGTACTGGCGCAGTACGTGAAACGAGCAAAGTTTCCTGTCCTGTCTTGCAACATTGACTTCTCCCACTTCCCGGTTCTGGCTCCGCTGATTAAACCTTCAGCGATTGTCATGGTTGACAAGCAGAAAATCGGGATTGTCGGTGTAACGACTTCTGATCTCGAAAACTTGACGACGCTCGGAAACGAACTGAAAGCATCCGCACACTTACCATCGGTTCAGCGAGCGGTGGACGAATTGACCAAACAGGGTGTCAACAAGATTATCGTCATCTCGCACATTGGTTATGAAGAGGATCAGGCTTTGGCGCGAGGGCTACACGACGTTGATCTGATCGTTGGTGGCCACAGCCACACACCGCTCGGAACCCCGCCTTTGGACGGTTGGCGTCCTTCGGGTGGATCGTATCCAACGATTGTCAAGGACACGACGGGTGCCACAGTTCCGGTGGTTCAGGCTTGGGAGTGGGGGAAGGTCTTTGGCCGGTTCAAGGCCCAGTTTGATGCGGCCGGTCGATTGACCAAGATTTTGAATCCGGAGCCGATTGTCGTGGACGAGTCGATCCCCGAAGACCCGGAGATCGCTTCGCTCATCGACGCTTTCCGAAAGCCGATTGAGGCAATGGGGAACACCCAAATTGGAACATCCGCGGTTGCCCTGACTGATCGGGTAAAGGTCGGATACTTGGTAGTGGATTCGTATTTGGACGCGACGTCAAAGCTGGGCGCAGTGGCGGCTCTGGTTAACCCCGGCGGAGTCCGGTCGAATCTTGAGGCGGGCAAGCTCACGTTTGCAATGCTGAACTCGGTTTGTCCATTCCGAAACACGCTGACCATTGCAGACCTGACTGGAGCTGAGTTGGTAGCGTTGCTCAACGACTCGAAGGGGTCGCTGATTCCTTCAAAGAATTTTCGGTATAAAGTAGCGGGCGGGTCGGCTCGTGAATTGACGATTGACGGCGTCGCGGTTGATCCGGCGAAGACCTATAAGGTCACGGTGAACAACTTCATGGCCGGCGGAGGAGACTCGCTAACGACTTTGAAGTCGGTGAAGAAGCTCGACACCGGATTAATTGACCTCGATGCTTTTGTCGAGTTCATCAAAAAGATGTCGCCGATCGGCGAACAGAACGAGATTCGAGTCAGTCGATGA
- a CDS encoding DUF481 domain-containing protein — MLHRICGLSLLALAGCALGQVQGWSGQLNLNLTEAQSALNSSSVFVNLRAVNKLKMGNQLEYSLFYGLSRQTNATTGQFDTTEDRWSVGAHYDTPSSRRKFGFIDQRFDRNAVVQLGSRSVTTIGYGYFAVRTENPFKTGRVDAVGDAEWKITAGLSYLTETYLNDLGSRNAPGLQFASSFRKVFKKGVSVNHYAEFYPAFDRFDDFFLTSNLNLGIPISQRISLAVAWIADYDSTPAPGARKDNSRYALTLGYRF; from the coding sequence GTGCTCCATCGAATCTGTGGTCTCTCTCTTCTCGCGTTAGCGGGCTGCGCTTTGGGTCAGGTCCAAGGCTGGTCGGGGCAGTTGAACCTCAACCTTACAGAAGCTCAGTCGGCACTGAATTCTTCTTCGGTTTTTGTTAACCTTCGTGCAGTGAACAAGCTCAAGATGGGTAATCAGCTTGAGTACTCGCTTTTTTACGGGCTGAGTCGGCAGACCAATGCGACCACGGGGCAGTTCGATACGACCGAGGATCGCTGGAGTGTCGGAGCGCATTACGACACTCCTTCCAGCCGACGCAAGTTTGGGTTTATTGATCAGCGTTTCGACCGCAATGCGGTCGTTCAACTCGGCTCGCGGTCGGTGACAACCATTGGTTACGGCTACTTCGCGGTCCGAACCGAGAACCCCTTCAAGACCGGCCGCGTCGACGCTGTCGGAGATGCTGAGTGGAAGATAACGGCAGGTTTAAGCTATCTAACTGAAACATATCTCAACGACCTTGGGTCACGAAATGCTCCCGGCCTGCAGTTCGCATCTTCGTTCAGAAAGGTATTCAAGAAAGGTGTCTCGGTGAATCACTATGCGGAGTTTTATCCTGCGTTTGACCGTTTTGATGACTTCTTCCTGACCAGCAACCTGAACCTCGGGATTCCGATCTCACAGCGCATCTCGCTGGCCGTAGCGTGGATCGCCGACTACGACTCCACCCCAGCTCCTGGGGCACGGAAAGATAACTCACGCTATGCGCTTACTTTGGGCTACCGATTCTGA
- a CDS encoding GNAT family N-acetyltransferase, which produces MQVLATDRMRFRKLSDADAMTLYQMDCDPRVTEFLGHVEPSLDATREWIRKLAVQYPEGSRRGFWAADLGDEFIGWFHLRPSRDTGECELGYRLKTEAWGQGLATEGSKMLIDFANERVIARTLAENHRSRRVMEKVGMTLVREIDVFWVADGVEYATT; this is translated from the coding sequence ATGCAGGTCCTCGCGACCGATAGAATGCGGTTTCGAAAGCTTTCGGATGCGGACGCAATGACTCTCTACCAGATGGATTGTGATCCGCGAGTCACGGAGTTCCTCGGCCACGTCGAACCGTCACTGGATGCAACTCGAGAGTGGATCCGGAAACTGGCTGTTCAATACCCTGAAGGTAGCCGAAGGGGATTTTGGGCGGCGGATCTCGGCGATGAATTCATCGGATGGTTTCATCTTCGCCCTTCCCGGGACACCGGTGAGTGTGAACTTGGATACCGGCTCAAGACCGAGGCTTGGGGACAGGGTTTAGCAACCGAGGGATCAAAAATGCTGATTGACTTTGCCAATGAGCGAGTCATTGCAAGAACTCTCGCCGAAAACCACCGATCAAGGCGCGTTATGGAGAAAGTCGGCATGACCCTCGTGCGAGAGATCGATGTATTCTGGGTGGCTGACGGCGTGGAATATGCTACGACTTAA
- a CDS encoding HipA domain-containing protein — MTADPRRIDTLIVTRKDVEIGVLRRIENGWRFDYEEAPHYSVCHSMRHQQSMAFERIGVNLPAFFANLLPEGSRINAVARSIKTSVDDLFSLLIATSGDLIGDVGIANERGIEYSLALHELKQESWADLRGEVQSVAGVQEKMSGRLTAVSVRTRGAPCLVKFDNVAFPNIVENEMFFLGLAKVCGLKVAHAEVISDSAGDKALMVQRFDRTDHGNRKLAQEDGCQLLDLYPGDKYHPTFHDLIRKFTEVCASPRLAALDLIRQYIFSYIIGNGDMHAKNVSILENAKSGLIEVSPAYDLLTTLAYPGLDQNMALAVLGKDSNFRASSFVDLGRRFDIPETVLLKNLHQLCEGVSSRIQHCETIFDPKTAEKVVNEIQRRIQRLS; from the coding sequence GTGACTGCCGATCCACGGCGTATCGATACTCTAATCGTAACTCGGAAAGACGTTGAGATTGGTGTCCTCCGAAGAATAGAGAACGGTTGGAGGTTTGATTACGAAGAAGCCCCGCACTACTCTGTTTGTCACTCGATGCGGCATCAGCAGAGTATGGCTTTCGAGCGAATAGGAGTGAATCTTCCTGCATTCTTTGCGAATCTGCTGCCCGAAGGGAGCCGTATCAATGCTGTTGCCCGAAGCATCAAGACCTCAGTTGACGATCTTTTCTCATTGCTCATCGCAACCAGCGGAGATTTGATCGGTGATGTGGGAATCGCAAACGAGCGAGGAATCGAGTATTCACTGGCTCTCCATGAGCTTAAACAAGAAAGCTGGGCCGACCTTCGGGGAGAGGTGCAAAGCGTCGCCGGAGTGCAGGAGAAGATGTCGGGTCGTCTGACGGCGGTTTCGGTCCGCACCCGGGGTGCGCCATGCCTTGTTAAGTTTGACAATGTTGCCTTTCCAAACATTGTTGAAAACGAAATGTTCTTCTTAGGGCTCGCAAAAGTGTGCGGACTCAAAGTGGCCCACGCGGAGGTGATCTCGGATTCCGCCGGAGATAAAGCTCTGATGGTGCAACGATTCGACCGCACAGATCATGGCAATCGAAAACTTGCTCAGGAAGACGGATGCCAACTTCTCGATCTCTACCCTGGCGATAAGTATCATCCGACGTTCCACGATCTAATCCGGAAGTTTACAGAGGTTTGCGCCAGTCCGCGCCTTGCGGCGTTAGACCTAATTCGGCAGTACATCTTCTCCTACATCATTGGGAACGGCGATATGCACGCGAAGAATGTGAGCATTCTGGAGAATGCAAAATCAGGCTTGATCGAAGTATCCCCCGCGTATGACTTGTTGACTACCTTGGCATATCCTGGTCTAGACCAGAACATGGCTCTGGCCGTACTTGGGAAGGATTCAAACTTTCGCGCGTCCAGCTTTGTTGACTTAGGACGGAGATTCGACATTCCGGAAACAGTTCTGCTTAAGAATCTGCATCAACTTTGCGAAGGAGTTTCAAGCCGAATTCAGCATTGCGAAACGATCTTTGACCCCAAAACTGCCGAGAAGGTTGTCAACGAAATCCAGCGGCGAATTCAGAGGCTGTCTTAA
- a CDS encoding helix-turn-helix domain-containing protein codes for MSKTIKTAHNVFNRMQNGEDIGEKVAQRRKALGLSQSELAEFALCGRLFVSQLENGKQSVRLDKLLAILNVLGLELELAEVNRR; via the coding sequence GTGTCAAAAACGATCAAAACGGCCCATAATGTATTCAATCGAATGCAAAACGGTGAAGATATTGGAGAAAAGGTAGCTCAGCGTCGAAAGGCACTGGGGCTTTCGCAAAGTGAACTCGCCGAGTTTGCTCTTTGCGGGCGCCTGTTTGTCTCTCAGTTAGAAAATGGAAAGCAATCTGTCAGGTTAGATAAGCTCCTGGCGATCCTCAATGTTCTCGGCCTGGAACTAGAATTAGCAGAGGTTAATCGTCGGTGA
- the carB gene encoding carbamoyl-phosphate synthase large subunit: MKVLVIGSGPIVIGQAAEFDYAGTQACKSLREEGHSVVLLNSNPATIMTDPGVADALYIEPMTLDFCTRIIERERPDALLPTLGGQTGLNLATQLEDAGVLEKYNVRVLGTPLSAIKQAEDRESFRTLMREIKEPVPESWIVGTEAELEAILDVVPYPCIIRPAYTLGGTGGGIANNREELMETGRKGLKLSMRSQIMVERSLLGWKEVEYEVMRDSIGTVITVCNMENFDPMGVHTGDSIVVAPSQTLSDLEYHMLRTASLKIISALGIEGGCNVQLAVNPHSFDYYIIEVNPRVSRSSALASKATGYPIARVAAKIAVGRTLDEIDNQVTGTTKAAFEPALDYCVVKLPRFPFDKFATGDRTLFTQMKATGEVMAIDRTFEAAMMKAIRGLEVKQKDLRHEKYQAQDDVTLEASVKQPTDDRMWAIIEAIRRGWSLDRVNKICKVDKWFLRKLQKLVEVEQRLVTASSSGEDLANLISEAFLIGFSSPSIRSLLGGSGEFAERAAAEIEKQKVQPVFKMVDTCAGEFESNTPYYYGTFEVEDDALSRA, from the coding sequence ATGAAAGTCCTTGTGATCGGCTCCGGACCCATCGTCATCGGTCAAGCAGCGGAGTTTGATTATGCGGGCACTCAGGCTTGCAAAAGCCTGCGCGAGGAGGGACATTCGGTCGTTCTCCTCAACTCCAATCCCGCCACGATCATGACCGATCCGGGCGTTGCGGATGCCCTTTACATCGAGCCGATGACGCTCGATTTTTGCACCAGAATCATCGAGCGTGAGCGGCCGGATGCGCTGCTGCCGACTCTCGGGGGACAGACTGGCCTTAACCTGGCTACTCAGCTTGAAGATGCTGGAGTGCTCGAAAAGTACAACGTTCGGGTGCTTGGAACGCCGCTCAGCGCGATCAAGCAAGCCGAAGACCGTGAGTCCTTCCGGACGCTCATGCGTGAGATTAAGGAGCCAGTTCCCGAGTCGTGGATCGTTGGTACTGAGGCAGAACTTGAAGCTATTCTCGATGTTGTTCCTTATCCATGCATCATCCGACCTGCCTATACATTGGGTGGAACCGGAGGCGGAATCGCGAACAATCGAGAAGAGCTAATGGAAACGGGACGCAAGGGCCTGAAGCTTTCTATGCGAAGCCAGATCATGGTGGAGCGGTCGCTGCTGGGTTGGAAAGAGGTCGAATATGAGGTGATGCGAGACTCGATCGGCACCGTCATCACGGTCTGTAACATGGAGAACTTCGACCCGATGGGAGTTCACACGGGTGACTCCATCGTAGTTGCGCCTTCCCAGACGCTGAGTGACCTCGAGTACCACATGCTTCGAACGGCCTCGTTGAAGATTATCTCGGCTTTGGGAATCGAGGGTGGGTGTAATGTGCAGCTCGCTGTGAATCCTCACTCGTTTGACTACTACATCATCGAAGTGAACCCTCGAGTTTCGCGCTCTTCCGCGTTGGCTTCTAAGGCAACCGGTTACCCGATTGCGCGGGTTGCGGCAAAGATTGCGGTTGGACGGACTCTAGACGAGATCGACAACCAGGTGACGGGAACGACCAAAGCCGCTTTCGAACCTGCTCTCGACTACTGCGTCGTGAAGCTGCCGCGATTCCCGTTCGACAAGTTCGCCACTGGCGATCGAACTCTGTTCACTCAGATGAAGGCTACCGGCGAGGTCATGGCGATTGATCGCACATTTGAGGCGGCAATGATGAAGGCGATTCGGGGGCTTGAAGTGAAGCAGAAGGACCTGCGGCACGAGAAGTATCAGGCTCAAGATGACGTGACCCTTGAGGCCAGTGTGAAGCAACCGACCGACGACCGAATGTGGGCGATCATCGAGGCGATTCGGCGCGGTTGGTCGCTGGATCGAGTCAATAAGATCTGTAAGGTTGACAAGTGGTTTTTGCGGAAGTTGCAGAAGTTGGTGGAGGTCGAGCAACGGCTGGTTACCGCCTCATCGTCGGGTGAAGATTTGGCCAATCTCATCTCCGAAGCCTTCCTGATCGGTTTTTCGTCTCCCTCAATCCGCTCCCTTTTGGGAGGATCAGGCGAGTTTGCTGAGCGGGCAGCGGCTGAAATTGAAAAGCAAAAAGTGCAGCCCGTCTTCAAGATGGTTGATACCTGCGCGGGCGAGTTCGAATCGAATACGCCGTACTACTACGGCACATTTGAAGTCGAAGACGACGCTCTGAGCCGAGCCTAA